The following coding sequences lie in one Lolium perenne isolate Kyuss_39 chromosome 2, Kyuss_2.0, whole genome shotgun sequence genomic window:
- the LOC139835727 gene encoding uncharacterized protein — translation MKPSVQLENKEPDVLAMVSDLIDTENWSWNSALVRRNFVAPEAYAILNIPLRRDGGEDFLAWNLEKTGTYSVKSTYHSLMTRNELGTLAEGMVTETSNSEKQMWNKLWKLHVVPKVRVFWWRVLRGILTVESTLQYRHITPLARCKVCLEANENMMHALIYCSHAQRFWMEAKSWLDLKLPDLHPTTWNKDILCDPRIDEGDRSKIITVMWVIWTSRNNVVHDKTSLDHVQSMKLTRDALALLELPRQFPNTLLGFGWKPPDDDWIKINTDAGISFDTRMGGAGGIARSPIGFIGAWSKPYPGITDPLIAEALALRVSFSPSSEVLREWFLKLIACRWSISGTRTLFRAQ, via the coding sequence ATGAAGCCCTCAGTGCAGCTGGAGAACAAAGAACCTGATGTGCTCGCGATGGTTTCTGATCTGATTGATACTGAAAACTGGTCATGGAATTCCGCTCTGGTCAGAAGGAACTTTGTGGCACCGGAGGCATACGCTATATTAAACATACCACTTAGACGTGATGGTGGGGAGGATTTTTTGGCCTGGAATCTTGAGAAGACGGGCACCTACTCTGTGAAATCAACGTACCACTCTCTAATGACGCGGAATGAGCTTGGCACTCTAGCGGAAGGGATGgttaccgagacttctaactctGAAAAACAGATGTGGAATAAGCTATGGAAGCTACACGTGGTTCCTAAAGTGCGTGTATTTTGGTGGCGTGTACTACGTGGTATATTAACAGTAGAAAGCACTCTCCAATATCGGCACATCACACCTCTAGCTCGTTGCAAAGTTTGCCTAGAGGCAAATGAGAATATGATGCATGCGCTCATCTACTGCAGCCATGCACAAAGATTTTGGATGGAGGCGAAAAGCTGGCTGGACCTTAAACTGCCGGACCTTCATCCAACTACCTGGAACAAAGATATTCTTTGTGATCCACGGATTGACGAGGGAGATCGCTCTAAGATCATTACGGTGATGTGGGTGATATGGACCTCTAGGAACAATGTTGTTCATGACAAAACAAGTTTAGATCATGTTCAGTCTATGAAGCTGACTCGTGATGCTCTTGCCTTACTGGAGCTCCCTCGTCAGTTTCCAAATACTCTGCTAGGGTTTGGCTGGAAACCACCTGATGATGACTGGATAAAGATTAATACAGATGCTGGTATCTCCTTTGATACAAGGATGGGTGGAGCGGGAGGGATTGCTAGATCGCCGATCGGCTTCATTGGAGCGTGGAGCAAACCATACCCAGGTATAACAGATCCGTTAATCGCTGAAGCTTTGGCATTGAGGGTGTCATTTTCGCCAAGCTCCGAGGTTTTGCGCGAGTGGTTCTTGAAGTTGATTGCTTGTAGATGGTCAATCTCTGGGACTCGCACGCTGTTTCGCGCTCAGTAG